The region TCTGGCGCTGGCGTGCGGAGTGGGTGGGACGCTCGCCCATGGCGCTGCGCGCCGAGCCGGTGGCCAGCAATGGCTCCCGCTCGGCACTTCAATCGCTGTTGGAAGGGCGGCAGCACGAGGGCGCCTGCCACGCGGGCGCTCCCCGTCGCCGACAAGCCTGACGGCTATCAGGCTGATTCGCGCGAACGTTCGCGCAGACGCCGGGCCGCTCTGACCATGTTGGCCAGGGCGGCTTCGGTTTCTGCCCAACCCCGGGTTTTCAGGCCGCAGTCCGGATTGACCCAGAGTCGCTCTTTGGGTAACCGTCGGGCCGCCTGCTCCATCAGGTTCACCATTGCCTCGACCGGGGGCACGTTCGGCGAGTGAATGTCGTAGACGCCGGGGCCGATGTCATTCGGGTAGGCAAACTGCTCGAAGGCATCGAGCAGCTCGCCCTGAGAGCGTGAGGTTTCGATGGTAATGACATCCGCGTCCAATGCCGCAATGGCGTCAATGATGTCATTGAATTCCGAATAACACATGTGGGTGTGAATCTGGGTTTCGTCGCTCACACCGCTGGCGCTCAGCCGAAACGCTTCCACCGCCCAGTCGAGGTATTCCCCCCACTCTTTCCGTTTTAAGGGCAGGCCCTCCCGCAACGCTGGCTCGTCGATCTGGATGATCTGTATTCCGCAGGCCTCCAGGTCGTTGACCTCGTCCCGCAGCGCCAGGGCGATTTGCCGTGCGGTGACCGAGCGGGGCTGATCGTTGCGTACAAAGGACCAGAACAACATGGTAATCGGGCCGGTGAGCATCCCCTTGACCGGTTTGCGGCTCAGTGACTGGGCATAGCGGGCCCACTGGGTGGTCATGGCGTGAGGACGGGCCACGTCACCGTATATGATGGGTGGTTTTACGCAGCGGGAGCCGTAGCTCTGCACCCAGCCAAAGCGGGTAAAGGCGTAGCCATCAAGCTGTTCGCCAAAGTATTCCACCATGTCGTTGCGTTCGGCTTCGCCGTGTACCAGAACATCCAGTCCCAACTGCTCCTGGCGGACGATGGCATCGGCAATGGCCTGACGCATGCGGTTGCGGTACGCCACCTCGGACATCTGCCCCTGTTTGTACGCTCTGCGGGCCTGCCGGATGTCATCGGTCTGGGGGAATGAGCCGATGGTGGTCGTGGGGAATTCCGGTAACTGCAACAGCGCCTGCTGCTGGGCGATGCGCTTGGCAAAGGGGCTGTGACGTTGACTGTCGGTCGGGGAAATGGCACGCAGACGTTCCTGAACCGCCGGATTGTGGACCCGTTGGGATTCGCGCCGTGAGCGAACGGACTGGTCGCTGGCTTTGAGGGCGGCCAGTGCAGACGGTGCGGGGGCGGGAGCCAGCAACTGTGCCAGAGCCACCACTTCATCGACTTTCTGCAGCGCGAAGGCCAGCCAGCTTTTCAGCTCGGGGTCCAGTGTCTGCTCCCGCCCCAGATCGACCGGTACGTGCAACAAGGAACAGGATGGCGCCAACCACAGTCGGTCACCCAGGCGCTCGGCGACATCGGCGAGGGTTTCCCGCGCCGTCTGCAGGTCGGTGCGCCATATGTTCCTTCCGTCGATTGCCCCAACGGACAACACTTTGTGCACCGGCAGGCGGTCGACGACGCTCAGTAGTTGCTCCGGTGCCCGCACGGCGTCGATGTGCAGACCGGCGACAGGCAACTGGACCGCTGTGGACAGATTCTCGCCGAGCGCTCCGAAATAGGTGGCCAGCAGCACTTTTACCGCCCGGCTCTGCAATCGGTGGTAGCTTGGCTCGAAAGCCTGCTGCCACGCCAGAGGCAGGTCCAATACCAGAATGGGTTCGTCAATCTGCACCCATTCGGCGCCCGCCTCGGCCAGGGCGTCCAGCAGTTGCTGATAGGCGGGCAACAGGGCATCGAGCAGGCTCAGCCGGTCAAAATCCGCTTTTTCCTTGCCCAGCCAGAGATAACTGAGCGGGCCCAATATCACGGGTTTGACCCGATGCCCGAGGGCGACGGCTTCCCGCGTCTCATCGATGATCTGCCGATAACTCAGCTCAAAGGTCTGATCGGGGTGAAATTCGGGGACCAGGTAGTGGTAGTTGGTATCGAACCACTTGGTCATTTCGCAGGCGCTGCTGGCGGTGCCGCTGGGCGCTCTGCCGCGCGCCATCCGGAACAACGTGTCCAGATCGACCTGTCGGCAGGGCCCCTCGGGGGCTTCCGGGGTGTCAATCGGCTCGCTGCAGCCACACTCGGACCGGGCGGCCGGTTCATTGTTCTCGGCGAGGGCTTCAGCCCGGTGGCGCAACGGAACGTTGCCAAGCGTGGCGGACAGTGTCAGGACCTGGTCGTACCAGGCAAAGTCACCGGTGGGAATCCAGCTCAGGCCGGCGTCGGCCTGTTGCTGCCAATGCCGGCGGCGCAAGGTCCGTCCGGTATCTTCCAGAGCCTCTCTGGACAGGTCGCCGCGCCAGTAGGCTTCGAGAGCCCGCTTGAGTTCTCGGTCGGCTCCGATTCGGGGAAAGCCCAGGTTGTGAGTGGGTATCGGGTGCATAGGGTCCTCAGCTCAAAAGTGTGAACAGACAAACGGTCTGTGGGGTAAGTCTCAACGTGGTGGGCGTATTCTCTGTAAAGTGCTACTATGAATCAAATGGAGTATTTTCAGATTTACTATGAATTTTATTAATATAGGCCTGGTGCTTTTTTCGCCTCGCCCGATTGTTGAGGAGCGGAACAAAACCGATGCTGGAAATCCGTCACTTGAAAACCCTGGTGGCCCTGCGGGACACCGGCTCTTTGGTGGATGCTGCGGAGCGCGTTCACCTGACCCAGTCAGCGCTGTCTCATCAGTTGAAGGACCTGGAGAGCCGTCTTGGCGGCGAGCTGTTTGTGCGCAAGAGCCGGCCGGTGCGTTTTACGCCCGCGGGCAAGCGACTATTGGCGTTGGCCGACGATGTGCTGGCCCGGCTTGAGGACGCCGAGCGGGAGGTGCACAAGCTGCTGCATGGCGAGGCCGGGCGCCTGAATATGGCCATTGAGTGTCACAGTTGCTTCAACTGGTTGATGCCGACCATTGAGCGTTACCGAAACCACTGGCCGGCCGTGGAGCTGGATTTTTCCGGCGGCTTCACGTTTGAGCCGCTACCCGCGCTGGTTCAGGGCGACATCGACCTGGTCGTGACAGCGGATCCGCAATTGATTCGCGGGGTAGAGTACGTCCCGCTGTTTGCATATGAAATGCAGTTTGCCCTGGGGCGGGACCATCCTCTGGCGGAACGTCCCTGGCTTGAACCGGAGGACCTGTTGGAGCAGACGTTGATCACCTACCCGGTTGAGCGCAACCGGCTGGATGTTTTCAAGCAGTTTCTGGAGCCCGCGGGGGTTGAACCCGCGTCAGTGCGTACCGCCGAACTGACCATGATGATGGTACAGCTGGTGGCCAGTGGGCGGGGCGTTTCAGCGCTGCCGAACTGGGTGCTGGCCGAGTATGTGGATCAAGCGTTGATCACGGTCCGCTCGGCTGGCCCTCGAGGTGTCTGGCCAATACTTTATGCCGCGGTGCGCGAGGCCCAACTGGATGCGCCCTTTATGCAGGACTTCCTCCGGTTGGCCCGCGAACACTGTCTCAAACATCTGAAGGGGGTGCGTCGGGTATCGTCCTGATCCAACCGTCGCTGTGGCGCGTAAAAACACGGAACGTCAAACAACAGCCAGATCATCTACAGCGGACTCCTCCTATGACAGGCTCCTACAATGCCGTTCTGGTCATCGCGTCTTATTGCGTGGCGGTGATTGCGTCCTACACCGCCATCTACTTTGGTACCCGGGTATTTCATTTCGACGGAGCCCAGCGGCGTCACTGGCTGATTGCCGGCGCGCTCTGTCTGGGGACCGGGATATGGTCCATGCACTTTGTGGGAATGAGTGCCTACGAGATGCCTATGGGAATGACCATGTCCTTCAATGCCGGGCTGACAGCCCTGTCCTGGCTGCCGGCGTTGGTGGCGTCAGGGCTGGCTCTGCATGTCATTACCTTGCCCAGAGTCACCTCGGTCGCTGTTGCGTCTGCCTCACTGATTATGGGCGCGGGCATTTTTTCGATGCACTATCTGGGCATGTATGCCATGCAGATGGATCCCGCCATTCAATACGACCCGCTGTGGGTCGCTATTTCCGCGGCGATTGCCGTGGGAGCATCGGGGGCTGCGCTGATGATCTGTCGCAAGATCCGCGATGTGCCTGTTCAGTATGCGGTATGGGTCAAGGCGTTGGCGGCGCTGGTGATGGGGGCCGCTATTTGTGGCATGCATTACTCGGGGATGATGGCGGCGATTTATCCGATGGAAGCCACCCTGCATCAGGGCAATCATCTCCAGGGGAACTGGATGGGTGTACCCACGGCGATAGTGGTGAGCGGCCTGCTGTTGTTGGCTATTTATGTTGCCTACAGCGATTTGCGTGCACGGGACCGGGCGCGGCAAGCGCAGGAACGGGCGCAGGATCAAGCCCGTCAGGCGGCCTTCTACGATGCCTCCACGGGGCTGCCCAATCGCAGCTATCTGGAGCGGCAGTTGTTGGAGCGGTTGACCGTAACAGCGCGGGGCTCACAGCCCGAGCCCTTCTTGCTGTTCTACGTTCAGCTCCAGGCGCCGGATGATACGCAGGTGCAGGAGGTGGCTCGACAACTCAGGCGCGCTTTCAGCCGTGCAGTGCATGTCGTGCGATACAGTAGCGACAGCTTTATGGTCCTGCACGAACCCATGTCGGCGGAGGAGGTCAAGCGAAAGCGGGTCACCCTGAACGCCGCTTTTTCGAGCAGTGCGACCATCGCCCGATGGGGGTGGGGGCTGAGCCAATACCCGGCATCGGCCAGTAACAGTCGTGGCCTGATGCAGAACGCACAGCGGGTACGGGAATGGTTGAAACCTGAGAGTGCCGCAGTTGGAGGTCGCCAGGTCGCCTGAGACGGCGCAGCGCGAAACCCGAAAGAAAGCCAGCAGCAGTCATCGAACGCTGGCTTTTCTGTCGGGCAAGGCTATCAATTCACGTGATGATATCGAATGGAACGCCCCGGCCTGTAGGCTTCAGCCCAGTGCCTGGATGGCGGCGTCATAGTCCGGCTCATCCGCCACTTCGCTGACCAACTGGGTGTAGGTTACTTTACCCTCCTGATCAACCACCACCACAGCGCGTGCATCCAGTCCGGTCAGTGGACCTTCCACCATGCGCACGCCGTAGTCCTCGGCAAAGCTGGAGCGGAAAGCGGACGCGGGAATGACTTGATCCAGTCCTTCCGCGCCGCAAAAGCGTGCCATGGCAAATGGCAAATCCTCGGAGACACACAGAACCACCGTGTTATCCAGTGCGCTCGCCTTTTCATTGAACGCACGAACAGATTGCGCGCAGGTGGGCGTGTCCACACTGGGGAAAATGTTCAGCACCACTCGCTTGCCTTTGAAGTCACTCAGGCTGATTTCCGACAGGTCGGTTTTTACCAGCGTGAACTCAGGTGCCGCTGTGCCTTTTGCGGGCAGTTCACCACTGGTTTTAAACGGGTTACCTTTCAATGTAACAGTTGCCATGCTGTGCTCCTGCTGGATGGTGACATGAGGAATCGAATCGGCCCGCACACTGGACAGGCCATAAAACATGCATTACAACGCTGGTGCGATGTGATTGCAAGTGCCGATTACCTTTCTTTAACGCAACCGGAAGCTACTATGAACGCCATTAAGTCCCCGCCCGGTGCATTGGCGGCGATTGCCCGCTGGGGCAATCGATTGCCGGCGCCAGCGCTGCTGTTCCTTTGGCTCAGTCTGGCGTTGGTGCTGATTTCTGCGGTGGTCGCCGCCTTTGACGTGTCCACCCGTTTGCCGGGGCAGGACGAGCGTATTGCGGTGCGCAGCCTGCTCAGTGCCGAGGGGGTGCGTTGGGCACTGACTCACACAGTTGACAACTTTGTTTCCTTTGCGCCGGTGGGTACGGTCCTGGTGGCCATGATGGGTTTGGGGGTTGCCGAGCACTCCGGCCTGTTGCGGGTGCTGCTTGAGCGCTTGGTGCGCCGTACGCCCCGGGGCCTGCTGAGCTGGGTTGTGGTGTTTGCCGGCATTCTGTCGAATCTTGCCATGGATGCGGGCTATGTCGTGCTGATTCCTCTGGCGGGGTTGATGTATGCCGCGGCGGGGCGGCCACCCCTGGCGGGTATCGCAGCGGCTTTCGCGGGCGTTTCGGCCGGCTACAGTGCCAACCTGTTGATCGGTCCGGTGGACGCCATTCTCAGCGGGATGAGCACGGAGGCGGTGGCGATTGTTGCGCCTGAGTACACGGTGGGCGTTGAGGCCAATTACTACTTTGCGGCCGTCTCGACCCTGGTGTTGAGCGTGCTCGGTGCCTGGGTGACGGAGCGCTGGGTGATGCCGTACCTGGCCCGGACGGCCGGCTCTGAGGAGCGTGGGAATCCCGTGCCGGATGAGGCTGTCGCGCTGTCGCCGGCCGATCGCCGTGGACTCTGGCTGGTGGCCGGCTGGACCCTTCTGTTTGTCTCAGGGGTGCTCGCGGCGTCGGTTCCGGAAGGTGCGCCGCTGCGCGACCCGGACAGTCCGGGTTTTCTCGGCTCGGCGGCAATGCAGGGGGTTGTGGTGTTGATTGCGCTCTATGCGGCCGTTGCCGGCTGGCTGTTCGGGCGCTTCAGTGGGCGGTACGGTAGTAGTCAGGCATTGGTGCAGGCCATGGAAGGGACGATGGCGACCATGGCCGGTTATCTGGTCCTGATGTTTTTTGCCGCTCAGTTTGTGAATTATTTCGCCTGGAGCCAGTTGGGTACCCTGCTGGCCGTCAGTGGTGCCGAGGGGTTGAAAGGCCTGGCGGTACCGAACAGCGTCCTGCTGATCGTGTTTGTGTTAATGGCAGCCTTTATCAACCTGTTTGTCGGTAGCGCCTCGGCCAAGTGGGGGTTGTTGGCGCCGGTCTTTGTCCCGATGCTGTTCTTGCTGGGAGTCAGCCCTGAGGCGACCCAGATGGCCTTCCGGATCGGAGACAGCAGCACCAACATCATAACACCGCTGATGCCCTATTTCGGGGTGGTGGTTGCCTTTGCCCAGCGCTATAAACCGGACTTGGGTATCGGCACGCTGATGGCGATGATGTTGCCGTACAGCATTGTGTTTTTGTTGGGCTGGAGCGCACTCATGCTGGTGTGGTTCTGGCTCGGTTTGCCCCTCGGGCCGGGTGCACCGATGCTGCTCAATTGAGGTTGCAATAGGGGGGCAAACTGCGCATAATGCGCCCCACTCGACCACAGCCAGTGGCTGTTTCAGGGGGATTCCCCCGGTGTCGAGCGACAATGGTGGCCTTTCCGGTCCCCTCGCAATGATCAGCTGTGAACCCCGCCAGGCCCGGAAGGGAGCAACGGTAGCAGTCAGTCATGTGCCGGGGTGTGGCTGGTCAGGTCACCACCCATCCCCCGCTATTTGTATAATTCTGTCGTTCCCCTGGTGGTAAGCGCAGCGCACCCGCCGTATATATCACCGGGCATCTTCCGGTATACTCCCGCCCTGGTTTTGATATTCTGATCCACTGAGGAAGGCATGAGCTACCAAGTCCTGGCCCGCAAATACCGCCCCCGCACCTTTCGGGAAACCGTGGGGCAGGAGCATGTGCTCCAGGCGCTGATAAACGCCCTCGATCACAACCGGCTCCACCACGCCTACCTCTTCACCGGCACCCGCGGGGTGGGCAAGACCACCATCGCCCGAATTCTCGCCAAATGCCTCAACTGCGAGAGCGGCGTCAGCTCCGAGCCCTGCGGTCAATGCTCCGCCTGCACGGAGATCGCCGAAAACCGTTTTGTTGATCTGATTGAAGTGGATGCGGCCTCGCGCACCAAAGTGGAAGACACCCGTGAGCTGCTGGAAAACGTCCAGTACGCGCCCACCCGGGGTCGCTACAAGGTCTACCTGATCGACGAAGTGCACATGCTCTCCGGGCACAGTTTCAACGCGCTGCTCAAGACGCTGGAGGAACCTCCACCTCACGTCAAGTTTCTGCTCGCCACCACCGATCCGCAGAAACTGCCGGTGACCATTCTGTCACGCTGTCTGCAGTTCAATCTGAAAAACATGAACCCGGAGCGGATTGTCCAGCACCTGCAGGAAATCCTGGAAAAGGAGCTGGTGCCCTTCGAATCCAGCGCGCTGTGGCTGTTGGGTCGGTCCGCCGATGGCAGTATGCGGGACGCCATGAGTCTGACCGACCAGGCGATCGCTTACGGCTCCGGGAAAATTACCGAGGCCGAAGTGCGGGCCATGCTGGGCACGATTGACCAGCGGGCCATCTACGACATGCTGGCCGCGCTGGCGGTTCAGGATGGTCGAGCGCTTCTGGGCGCGGTGGAGCGGATGTCCGAGCAGGCGCCTGATTACGCTGCCGCATTGGCAGAATTGCTGGCACTGCTGCATCGGATTGCCATCGCTCAGGCGTTGCCGGAGGCGGCGGATAACAGCCATGGTGATCGGGACAAGGTGCTTGAGCTGGCGCAGCAGATGCCCCCGGAGGACATCCAGCTGTTTTATCAGACGGCCCTGCTCGGTCGACGAGACCTGCCGCTGGCGCCAGACCCCCGTGCGGGGCTGGAAATGGTGCTGTTGCGGATGCTGGCGTTCAAACCCCAGGGGGTGGCCGACATCCCCAAAAAAGCGCTGCCGCAAGGCGCCAGCGAAACACCGGCCAGCCCGGGTGAGCGCCTGGCTGAGCAGATTCCGGAGCAGGCCCCCGTAGCGACCGTGTCGGAGTCGGCGCCTCCTGCTCCCGAGACTGGCAAACCGGGTGCGAAGGAGGAGCCCTCCCAGGCCCCAAAGCCGGTCGCTGACAGTACGCCGCCGGCTCCCGAGTCGGCGGCTGTGGCCCCGGTG is a window of Marinimicrobium sp. C6131 DNA encoding:
- the dnaX gene encoding DNA polymerase III subunit gamma/tau, with the translated sequence MSYQVLARKYRPRTFRETVGQEHVLQALINALDHNRLHHAYLFTGTRGVGKTTIARILAKCLNCESGVSSEPCGQCSACTEIAENRFVDLIEVDAASRTKVEDTRELLENVQYAPTRGRYKVYLIDEVHMLSGHSFNALLKTLEEPPPHVKFLLATTDPQKLPVTILSRCLQFNLKNMNPERIVQHLQEILEKELVPFESSALWLLGRSADGSMRDAMSLTDQAIAYGSGKITEAEVRAMLGTIDQRAIYDMLAALAVQDGRALLGAVERMSEQAPDYAAALAELLALLHRIAIAQALPEAADNSHGDRDKVLELAQQMPPEDIQLFYQTALLGRRDLPLAPDPRAGLEMVLLRMLAFKPQGVADIPKKALPQGASETPASPGERLAEQIPEQAPVATVSESAPPAPETGKPGAKEEPSQAPKPVADSTPPAPESAAVAPVGHEPAGQESLQPSDTTAPEARGATGEEPPPWAEEDVPPFDGPYQAAPEAGTQSADRSSREATAPMGAPGASRPETPPPASAEPEAAETIRAKPAVPKVTLEETRPDNWARIYLGLSATGLLQSTAANCVLVGRQGNELNLVLDERHSAIYDESQQQRLADVLSDYYGEPVRVRIQPGTVDAETPAAQAIRLKEESRIEALEAMKKDPIVQQLVEHFGATLREDTVQPLD
- the metE gene encoding 5-methyltetrahydropteroyltriglutamate--homocysteine S-methyltransferase — translated: MHPIPTHNLGFPRIGADRELKRALEAYWRGDLSREALEDTGRTLRRRHWQQQADAGLSWIPTGDFAWYDQVLTLSATLGNVPLRHRAEALAENNEPAARSECGCSEPIDTPEAPEGPCRQVDLDTLFRMARGRAPSGTASSACEMTKWFDTNYHYLVPEFHPDQTFELSYRQIIDETREAVALGHRVKPVILGPLSYLWLGKEKADFDRLSLLDALLPAYQQLLDALAEAGAEWVQIDEPILVLDLPLAWQQAFEPSYHRLQSRAVKVLLATYFGALGENLSTAVQLPVAGLHIDAVRAPEQLLSVVDRLPVHKVLSVGAIDGRNIWRTDLQTARETLADVAERLGDRLWLAPSCSLLHVPVDLGREQTLDPELKSWLAFALQKVDEVVALAQLLAPAPAPSALAALKASDQSVRSRRESQRVHNPAVQERLRAISPTDSQRHSPFAKRIAQQQALLQLPEFPTTTIGSFPQTDDIRQARRAYKQGQMSEVAYRNRMRQAIADAIVRQEQLGLDVLVHGEAERNDMVEYFGEQLDGYAFTRFGWVQSYGSRCVKPPIIYGDVARPHAMTTQWARYAQSLSRKPVKGMLTGPITMLFWSFVRNDQPRSVTARQIALALRDEVNDLEACGIQIIQIDEPALREGLPLKRKEWGEYLDWAVEAFRLSASGVSDETQIHTHMCYSEFNDIIDAIAALDADVITIETSRSQGELLDAFEQFAYPNDIGPGVYDIHSPNVPPVEAMVNLMEQAARRLPKERLWVNPDCGLKTRGWAETEAALANMVRAARRLRERSRESA
- a CDS encoding AbgT family transporter; translation: MNAIKSPPGALAAIARWGNRLPAPALLFLWLSLALVLISAVVAAFDVSTRLPGQDERIAVRSLLSAEGVRWALTHTVDNFVSFAPVGTVLVAMMGLGVAEHSGLLRVLLERLVRRTPRGLLSWVVVFAGILSNLAMDAGYVVLIPLAGLMYAAAGRPPLAGIAAAFAGVSAGYSANLLIGPVDAILSGMSTEAVAIVAPEYTVGVEANYYFAAVSTLVLSVLGAWVTERWVMPYLARTAGSEERGNPVPDEAVALSPADRRGLWLVAGWTLLFVSGVLAASVPEGAPLRDPDSPGFLGSAAMQGVVVLIALYAAVAGWLFGRFSGRYGSSQALVQAMEGTMATMAGYLVLMFFAAQFVNYFAWSQLGTLLAVSGAEGLKGLAVPNSVLLIVFVLMAAFINLFVGSASAKWGLLAPVFVPMLFLLGVSPEATQMAFRIGDSSTNIITPLMPYFGVVVAFAQRYKPDLGIGTLMAMMLPYSIVFLLGWSALMLVWFWLGLPLGPGAPMLLN
- a CDS encoding LysR family transcriptional regulator, with protein sequence MLEIRHLKTLVALRDTGSLVDAAERVHLTQSALSHQLKDLESRLGGELFVRKSRPVRFTPAGKRLLALADDVLARLEDAEREVHKLLHGEAGRLNMAIECHSCFNWLMPTIERYRNHWPAVELDFSGGFTFEPLPALVQGDIDLVVTADPQLIRGVEYVPLFAYEMQFALGRDHPLAERPWLEPEDLLEQTLITYPVERNRLDVFKQFLEPAGVEPASVRTAELTMMMVQLVASGRGVSALPNWVLAEYVDQALITVRSAGPRGVWPILYAAVREAQLDAPFMQDFLRLAREHCLKHLKGVRRVSS
- the tpx gene encoding thiol peroxidase, which encodes MATVTLKGNPFKTSGELPAKGTAAPEFTLVKTDLSEISLSDFKGKRVVLNIFPSVDTPTCAQSVRAFNEKASALDNTVVLCVSEDLPFAMARFCGAEGLDQVIPASAFRSSFAEDYGVRMVEGPLTGLDARAVVVVDQEGKVTYTQLVSEVADEPDYDAAIQALG
- a CDS encoding MHYT domain-containing protein; translation: MTGSYNAVLVIASYCVAVIASYTAIYFGTRVFHFDGAQRRHWLIAGALCLGTGIWSMHFVGMSAYEMPMGMTMSFNAGLTALSWLPALVASGLALHVITLPRVTSVAVASASLIMGAGIFSMHYLGMYAMQMDPAIQYDPLWVAISAAIAVGASGAALMICRKIRDVPVQYAVWVKALAALVMGAAICGMHYSGMMAAIYPMEATLHQGNHLQGNWMGVPTAIVVSGLLLLAIYVAYSDLRARDRARQAQERAQDQARQAAFYDASTGLPNRSYLERQLLERLTVTARGSQPEPFLLFYVQLQAPDDTQVQEVARQLRRAFSRAVHVVRYSSDSFMVLHEPMSAEEVKRKRVTLNAAFSSSATIARWGWGLSQYPASASNSRGLMQNAQRVREWLKPESAAVGGRQVA